The following nucleotide sequence is from Leptospira barantonii.
AATACCAGGCCACAAAACTTTCCTTCGCCGCATACTTTTCCGTCATGGATCAATATTCGATCTTGGATTCCGGCTCCGCTCTTGGACGAAACTGCGGCCCGCTTCTCGTTTTTAAAAAAGGAAAGAATCCCGGAAACCCCAAAGGCAAAAAAATTCTCATCCCAGGAGAATTGACCACGGCCAATCTTCTCTTGAAACTATTCTTAAAAAACGACTTTCAACCGACGGCGATTCGTTACGACAAAATCATACCGCAACTTCTTTCCGGCGAAGCCGATTTCGGAGTTTTGATCCACGAAGAAAGATTTACCTACGAAAAACTTGGACTCGAAAAATTTCAAGATTTGGGAGAATGGTGGGAAGAAACGACAGGCAAACACATTCCGTTAGGCGCAATCGCGTTCCGCAGAGATCTCGAAAAAGAATGGAAGGAGAATTTCGATTCTTCCCTAAAACATAGCTTGGATCTTGCCTACAAAAACCGAGAAGCAACATACGAATACATTCTAAAACATTCTCAAGACACGACCCGCGAAGTTGTAGACGCTCATATCGGTCTGTATGTAAACGAATTCACCCGTTCGCTCGGAACGGAAGGAAGAGACGCGATTCTTACCCTTTATCAAAAAGGTGTCGAAGCCGGGTTCCTTCCCGCAGGAAAAGAAAAGAATCTTTTTTAAAACCCAAAGCCTAACCAAGCCAAGCATCATCGGAAGCGGAACGAACCTCGGCGTTTCCGCTTCTTCAACCTCAGACTTTTAACCTTTCAATTCTCTCACAATATCATAACTCGCATGAGACTGATTGAGAGTATAAAGATGAATTCCAGGCACGCCCATCGCAAGCAACTCCCTGCATTGTTTCACGGTAAAGTTCAAACTTCTGCGATAGAATTCCTCGGGACGATGTTCGACTTCCTGCAAGTCCGCAATGAGAGAAGAGGGGAACTCGCAAGCGGCCATAGAACGAAAGCGTTCAATCTGAGAAAAAGACGTAATCGGCATAATGCCCGGAATCACGGGCACCGTAATTCCAACCTTTCGCACCAAGTTTAAAAATTTTTCGAAAATGGAATTCGTAAAGAACAACTGAGAAACCAAAAAGTCAGTCCCCGCATCCACCTTGAGTTTTAAATGACGCACGTCCTCTTCGAGCGAATTTGCGTTCGGATGTTTTTCAGGATAACAACCGCCCCCGATACAAAAGTCCAATTTCTCGGATCGAATGAAAGAAATCAGTTCGGTGGCGTTTCCAAAACCGCCTTCGGTTTTTTTAAAATCACCTTCACCTTTTGGAGGATCGCCACGAAGCGCCATCAAGTTCGTAATTCCGGACGAACGAATTCCTTTTAACGTCTCGAGAATTTGTTCCCGATTGGCTCCCACACAAGTAAAATGAGAAACCGTTGAAAAAGAATATTTCTTAGAAATTTCAGATAAAATCTGCGCGGTCTTATCTCTTGTAGAACCGCCGGCTCCATATGTAACGGTGACAAAGTCGGGATTCAAACCGGACAACTCTTTCACCGTTTCCATCAATTTCGCGTCCCCCTCCTGAGTTTTCGGAGGGAAGAATTCAAACGAATACACCGGCCCTTTTGCAGAGCCGTAAATCTCAGATATTTTTTTCATAAACTCCCGATCATTGAAAGCAAAGAAGAATTTGGATCTGGCCTCTTCCACCTCGAAGAGGGGTCAAAGCCTTTCCAAATAAAGAACCAGGACGCAAGGATTCCGCCGAAATTCGAACAGCATGACCTCCGGTCAAACCGGTCACGAGTAAACTTCCCGGTTGAATCGGATACGCGGACGCGTCCGCATTTACCGTAACAACTCCGGAAACCGCGACCAACCAATGCGCCCCGTTCGACGGAGCTTCGTTTCCGAATAACAAAGCCGCCGATTTCACGGCCACCCCGATCGCATGAGTTGCGTTAGCCGTCTTTGCCTTTTGCAATTTTCCGTCTTCACCCATTACTAAGATGTCGCCTTCGCCGATCACGTCGGATGGATTGATAGGGAAGAATCGAGCGATACAATCCGAATTCTTTCCTGTCGAAATTCGAACGGTTCCCGCGAACTCCGATTCTCCCTCTGCAAGAAACGCCTTTCCCGAACCAGTTTCGCCTAACGTGGAAATTCCTTTTCCCGTCGCAAAAAGCGCAACCCCAGACCGAGAATGAAACATTCCGCCAAACCCGCGCTTGGCGAGACCCAAAATTCCGGCTCCGTCTTTTTCCGCCGAGGAAGAATCCCCTCGAACACCAAACTTTTCCCCGTATCCTACGAGACCCGTGTTCCGAGCCGCGCCTACAATTCCCGCGCCTTTTTCACTTTCGTTTTTACCGTAGATCGGCGCATGATTTTCGGGTGGGGGAGAAATGTTCGTATAAGATGCTTCCGTGTTTCCTTTAACTTTTAAAAAGCCTGTATGAGAACTGAAATCATGATCCAACGGAGCATACTCATGCGTATGCGGCTTTGGATCTCTTTTGTCGGACAAACGAGGATCATCCGACGACACCACTTTTCCAGGAGCGTTGCTTCCAAGAGTTGCGATTTCCACAATCCCCGGATATGAGGTCGTAGCATTTCGAAGTCGCTTATCATTTCCTTGAACGACAAGACCTTCCTTGGATTCTCCAGATTGAGCCAACTGAACGATTCCATACGATTCGGCGGTGGCGATTTTTAGGCGTTTGTCGCTTCCTTGAACCGCCGATTCCGCAGAATCTTCTCCGCTTTTTGCAAAACGAACGATTCCCGGAAACTCCGTATTTGCTTTTCGAATCCGAGGATCGTCCGCAGTCACGGCTTTGCCCGGCTCCGACGCGCCCGGCTCGGAAAGAATCGCCAGGCCGTATTTTTTCGTTGTGGCGATTTTTAGTCGATCGTCATTCCCTTGAACTACAACGCCTTCTTTGGTTTCTCCATTCTCCGCAAGCTCTACGATTCCGAGATTCGATGCCGTGGCCGCCCGCAATCGATCATCGTTTCCTTGAACAACTCGTTCCGCCCGATTTTCGCCATTGGATGCCAAACGAACCAAACCGTGTGCAAGCTCCGTAGAATGTTTCAGTCGTTTATCGTTCCCTTGAACTACGACACCTTCTTTCTCTTCTCCGTCTCCGGCGAGTTCTACGATTCCTTTGTATTCTGTAGATGCGTCTCTGAGTCTACGATCGTTTGATTGAACGGCGACACCCTCTGAATTCTCACCATCTACCGCAAGGCGAACAAGTCCCGAACGCAATACAGTCGCGTAGGGAAGAGGTTCAGCGGTCGGCTTGTTGGTAAGATCGCTGAGATGCGGAGTCGCATACAATTCCAGTTCGGCGATTTTGGTTTGATAAAATTCCTGTGCCTTCTTTTCTTTCTGACGCGCAACGAGCTTCAGATAACGCACGTTCGTCGGCAAGAATCTCCACTGATACCAAACTCCCGGTTCGGATAAGAATTGATTCTCCTCCAAGAGCTGATTCCAAGACAGATCGTCTTCGCTGTAATATACCGTAAAACTTTCCGGAAAAAAAGTCGGATCGAGTTTCGGCGTTAAAAGTCGGAGTTCATTCACACGACTGATGGAACCTAAATCGGTAAGAAAGAATTCTTCCGACGGTTTTGGATTTTCTTTCGACGCCCATCCGTAGTCAGGCCTTTGGTCGATCAGATTTTCTTTCACCCAAAATCGATCCTGTTCGGAGCTTACTTGGATTTTTACGATTCCGGAAATTCCGACTTCCAACTGCCCAAGGGAGATCTTATATTTTCCGGCGCTGTCTTTTTCGGATACCTGGCTGATCAATTTTAAGAACTTCGCTTGAACCAACGAGAAATTCCATTGTCCCGTCTTCTGATTTAAACGCCTAAATCCGGTCTCTTGTAAAATCGGCTCCCATACGATTCCGTCCGTTGAAATTTCGAAACGGAACGTATCCGGAAAAAACGCGATCTCTTGTGAATTCGAATGAAGACGGATTTGATTGAGACTGGAAATTCCATCAAAGTGTAATGTAAGCGAGGAAATTCCCGGAGAATCTTTCGTCTCGGAGTAGCGGAGCAATTTTCCTTCTTTTAAATCGTAAGTCCCGGAAGATTTGATTTCGCGGATTTTGATTAGACCGGGGTGGCTGATTCGAATTGATTCAGAGTTCATTCAAGATTTGTCCTGGTTCTCTTTTTAATATTTTGTGGAAGTAGTTCGGTTTTCTTCGGTTTTTGCGGAAAATATAACCAATATCGGAGGACGGATTTCCTCTGTGAAGTACTTTGCTATGATCATCCGCAAGGACTCAGGTACCGGATCCAAGATACAGAGCGTTCTTCCGTCCGGTTCCACGCGGACTCTTTCCAAAATTTCAATACTGGAGCGGGTCAATCGTTCTTTCGACCAAAGTAAGAATCCTTTCCAAGTCGCTTCCTGTTCTTGAGTTCCTTTGTAGTTTTGATTAAATTCCGGCACGGTAGACTGGAGATCCGTCTTGATCAGATTCTTGCAGATTCCCTGTACATACTTTATATTTCCTTCCATTCCCCGTGCTTTGGCGATGGAAATTGCCTCTGACAAAATCGAAGGCCCGTATTTTTCTTCCAAATCATCAAAACTCACATTTTTCTTTTCTGGTTCTTGGTTTTGATTGTTGGTTATGGTTATATTAATATGGTTTGGGGTTCCTTCTCCAGACCCCTGAGGACGCCTCTCTGACACCCCCGGGATTTCCCCGTTTCCACCCCCAGGGTGTCCAGAAATATACCCCTGCGGTGGAATTTTGGAACCTTGGTAGTTGAAGCAAAAATAATAACGTGAGCTTGTATGTCCTGTTCCGGGTGTGACTTGGAGTAGGCCAGCTTGGATCAGATCTCGTTTACCTTGGATGATGGATTTTTTTGTTTTGAAGCCAGTTAGCTTTAAAAGAATTTCAGTACTAGGCCAAACAGGCTTAAAGTGCTGGTCGCTAAATTTAAGCAGTACGAGGTAGAGCGTCTTTGCCGCAGAGGATA
It contains:
- a CDS encoding 1,4-dihydroxy-6-naphthoate synthase — protein: MEFSLAYSPCPNDTFLFYHLAHGKATTDFRVKEELHDVEELNRAAIVGKYQATKLSFAAYFSVMDQYSILDSGSALGRNCGPLLVFKKGKNPGNPKGKKILIPGELTTANLLLKLFLKNDFQPTAIRYDKIIPQLLSGEADFGVLIHEERFTYEKLGLEKFQDLGEWWEETTGKHIPLGAIAFRRDLEKEWKENFDSSLKHSLDLAYKNREATYEYILKHSQDTTREVVDAHIGLYVNEFTRSLGTEGRDAILTLYQKGVEAGFLPAGKEKNLF
- the metF gene encoding methylenetetrahydrofolate reductase [NAD(P)H], which codes for MKKISEIYGSAKGPVYSFEFFPPKTQEGDAKLMETVKELSGLNPDFVTVTYGAGGSTRDKTAQILSEISKKYSFSTVSHFTCVGANREQILETLKGIRSSGITNLMALRGDPPKGEGDFKKTEGGFGNATELISFIRSEKLDFCIGGGCYPEKHPNANSLEEDVRHLKLKVDAGTDFLVSQLFFTNSIFEKFLNLVRKVGITVPVIPGIMPITSFSQIERFRSMAACEFPSSLIADLQEVEHRPEEFYRRSLNFTVKQCRELLAMGVPGIHLYTLNQSHASYDIVRELKG
- a CDS encoding discoidin domain-containing protein, with translation MNSESIRISHPGLIKIREIKSSGTYDLKEGKLLRYSETKDSPGISSLTLHFDGISSLNQIRLHSNSQEIAFFPDTFRFEISTDGIVWEPILQETGFRRLNQKTGQWNFSLVQAKFLKLISQVSEKDSAGKYKISLGQLEVGISGIVKIQVSSEQDRFWVKENLIDQRPDYGWASKENPKPSEEFFLTDLGSISRVNELRLLTPKLDPTFFPESFTVYYSEDDLSWNQLLEENQFLSEPGVWYQWRFLPTNVRYLKLVARQKEKKAQEFYQTKIAELELYATPHLSDLTNKPTAEPLPYATVLRSGLVRLAVDGENSEGVAVQSNDRRLRDASTEYKGIVELAGDGEEKEGVVVQGNDKRLKHSTELAHGLVRLASNGENRAERVVQGNDDRLRAATASNLGIVELAENGETKEGVVVQGNDDRLKIATTKKYGLAILSEPGASEPGKAVTADDPRIRKANTEFPGIVRFAKSGEDSAESAVQGSDKRLKIATAESYGIVQLAQSGESKEGLVVQGNDKRLRNATTSYPGIVEIATLGSNAPGKVVSSDDPRLSDKRDPKPHTHEYAPLDHDFSSHTGFLKVKGNTEASYTNISPPPENHAPIYGKNESEKGAGIVGAARNTGLVGYGEKFGVRGDSSSAEKDGAGILGLAKRGFGGMFHSRSGVALFATGKGISTLGETGSGKAFLAEGESEFAGTVRISTGKNSDCIARFFPINPSDVIGEGDILVMGEDGKLQKAKTANATHAIGVAVKSAALLFGNEAPSNGAHWLVAVSGVVTVNADASAYPIQPGSLLVTGLTGGHAVRISAESLRPGSLFGKALTPLRGGRGQIQILLCFQ
- a CDS encoding helix-turn-helix domain-containing protein → MGEHYPYIKFFADIIDSGVWAGLSSAAKTLYLVLLKFSDQHFKPVWPSTEILLKLTGFKTKKSIIQGKRDLIQAGLLQVTPGTGHTSSRYYFCFNYQGSKIPPQGYISGHPGGGNGEIPGVSERRPQGSGEGTPNHINITITNNQNQEPEKKNVSFDDLEEKYGPSILSEAISIAKARGMEGNIKYVQGICKNLIKTDLQSTVPEFNQNYKGTQEQEATWKGFLLWSKERLTRSSIEILERVRVEPDGRTLCILDPVPESLRMIIAKYFTEEIRPPILVIFSAKTEENRTTSTKY